In the genome of Corynebacterium glucuronolyticum DSM 44120, the window TCGAGATGATCCCGGAAATACGGCAATACACCCGAACTGCAGGTAAGACCTCAACTCCCGGACAGTAGTTTCCGTCCGTCCTCCCGTAACTCCCCCGTCGGCGAGACATGCCGGTAGAGGGTCTGACGGGTGATCCCGAGCTCCTGGCACAGGGCCGCCACGCTGGTCTCCGGCTGACCCATCGAGGCCATCGCCAGGCGCACCTTGGCCGGGGTCATTTTGAACGGCCGCCCCCCTTTGCGTCCGCGGGCCCGGGCTGATTCCAGGCCGGCTTTGGTGCGCTCGGAGATGAGCTCGCGTTCGAACTCGGCCAGGGCGGCGAAGATCCCGAAGACCAACTTGCCCTGAGCCGAGGTGGTGTCAATCGCCGCACCCTGACCGGTGAGCACCTTCAGGCCGACGCCGCGGGCGGTGAGATCGTGGACGATGTTGACCAGGTGACGCAGATTCCTGCCCAACCGGTGGAGCTTCCACACCAACAA includes:
- a CDS encoding recombinase family protein, translated to MALIGYMRVSKSDGSQTTDLQRDALLAAGVDPGHLYEDKASGKSEDRPHLDACLKALRSGDTLLVWKLHRLGRNLRHLVNIVHDLTARGVGLKVLTGQGAAIDTTSAQGKLVFGIFAALAEFERELISERTKAGLESARARGRKGGRPFKMTPAKVRLAMASMGQPETSVAALCQELGITRQTLYRHVSPTGELREDGRKLLSGS